Proteins encoded in a region of the Zonotrichia albicollis isolate bZonAlb1 chromosome 22, bZonAlb1.hap1, whole genome shotgun sequence genome:
- the LOC141731422 gene encoding uncharacterized protein LOC141731422: protein MPLPATPPASREPEFHSGPRGPAESAKIPAKIEKKDPVMGAAIFPETTCRHGRRHLAGNHVSLWAPPSCRNPRVGMGAAILTESTCRHGRRHLAGNYVSSSAPPSIRAQRLPRRLRCPSPRRRRPHAIRNIIPAPGDPRKAQKSRQKSRKKSGHGGRHLPGNHVSAWAPPSCRNPRVGTGAAILPESTCRYGRLHLAGNSVSSSAPPSIRAQMLPRRLRCPSPRRRRPHANRNFIPAPGDPRRAQKSRQKSRKKIRSWGPPSSRKPRVGMGAAILPESTCRHGRRHLAGNHVSLWAPPSCRNPRVVMGAAILPEPRVGMGAAILPETTCRHGRRHLGLGSTTQQP, encoded by the exons ATGCCCCTCCCCGCGACGCCGCCGGCCTCACGCGAACCGGAATTTCATTCCGGCCCCCGGGGACCCGCGGAGAGCGCAAAAATCCCGGCAAAAATCGAGAAAAAAGATCCGGtcatgggggccgccatcttcccggaaaccacgtgtcggcatgggcgccgccatcttgccggaaaccacgtgtctttatgggcgccgccatcttgccggaatccacgtgtcggtatgggcgccgccatcttgaccgaatccacgtgtcggcatgggcgccgccatcttgccggaaactaCGTGTCTTCATCAGCGCCGCCATCTATCCGAGCCCAGAGGCTTCCCCGACGCCTTAGATGCCCCTCCCCGCGACGCCGCCGGCCTCACGCGATCCGGAATATCATTCCGGCCCCCGGGGACCCGCGGAAAGCGCAAAAATCCCGGCAAAAATCGAGAAAAAAATCCGGTCATGGGGGGCGCCATCTtcccggaaaccacgtgtcggcatgggcgccgccatcttgccggaatccacgtgtcggcacgggcgccgccatcttgccggaatccacgtgtcgTTATGGGCGCctccatcttgccggaaactcCGTGTCTTCATCAGCGCCGCCATCTATCCGAGCCCAGATGCTACCCCGACGCCTTAGATGCCCCTCCCCGCGACGCCGCCGGCCTCACGCGAACCGGAATTTCATTCCGGCCCCCGGGGACCCGCGGAGAGCGCAAAAATCCCGGCAAAAATCGAGAAAAAAGATCCGGtcatgggggccgccatcttcccggaaaccacgtgtcggcatgggcgccgccatcttgccggaatccacgtgtcggcatgggcgccgccatcttgccggaaaccacgtgtctttatgggcgccgccatcttgccggaatccacgtgtcgttatgggcgccgccatcttgccggagcCACGTGTCGGTATGGGCGCCGCCAttttgccggaaaccacgtgtcggcacgggcgccgccatcttggattaGG cagcacaacaCAGCAACCCTAA